One genomic segment of Halalkalicoccus tibetensis includes these proteins:
- a CDS encoding substrate-binding domain-containing protein: MATDPSATGTTRRKFLTAVGASGAIGLAGCTDFLEDQAGSEAAIETVAVESDEDGEFYHPTEENIESGVYSPLTRPLFIFVNHATLEENPDLIGSYVQFYFENQHEFARDTGYYATDDETRDQNMEEFQAVLDDLGVEVDPDDIDGGTIDCSGSNTVAPITSAAGEDFENEHEGVSVAVNPEGTGAGFQDFATGGSDIQSASREILDEEAEVAEENGVEYSHYEIGWDGLAVVKHADNDWMDEITLDDLHAVWRYESEITAWSDIDDEYPDEEIDLWGRDDDSGTFDYFTREINGEIGSIRTDYSAHTDTGSIMEGVAESQYAFGWGGVGYFTELGGEPGEGGAEVEDGNDGDDEDDE; encoded by the coding sequence ATGGCAACTGATCCATCGGCTACGGGGACGACGAGGCGGAAGTTCTTGACTGCCGTGGGCGCGTCCGGGGCGATCGGACTGGCCGGGTGTACCGATTTCCTCGAGGACCAGGCGGGGTCGGAGGCGGCGATCGAGACGGTCGCCGTCGAGAGCGACGAGGACGGGGAGTTCTACCACCCGACCGAGGAGAACATCGAGAGCGGCGTCTACTCGCCGCTGACCAGGCCGCTGTTCATCTTCGTCAACCACGCGACCCTCGAGGAGAACCCGGACCTGATCGGCTCGTACGTCCAGTTCTACTTCGAGAACCAGCACGAGTTCGCCCGCGATACGGGCTACTACGCGACCGACGACGAGACCCGCGATCAGAACATGGAGGAGTTCCAGGCCGTACTCGACGACCTCGGTGTCGAGGTCGACCCCGACGACATCGACGGCGGGACGATCGACTGTTCGGGCTCGAACACGGTCGCGCCGATCACCTCGGCAGCGGGCGAGGACTTCGAGAACGAACACGAGGGCGTGAGCGTCGCGGTCAACCCCGAGGGGACCGGTGCGGGCTTTCAGGATTTCGCGACCGGTGGCTCGGACATCCAGAGCGCGAGCCGGGAGATCCTCGACGAGGAGGCCGAGGTCGCCGAGGAGAACGGCGTCGAGTACTCCCACTACGAGATCGGCTGGGACGGGCTGGCAGTCGTCAAACACGCCGACAACGACTGGATGGACGAGATCACCCTCGACGACCTCCACGCGGTCTGGCGGTACGAGTCCGAGATCACGGCCTGGAGCGACATCGACGACGAGTATCCCGACGAGGAGATCGACCTCTGGGGACGGGACGACGACTCGGGGACGTTCGACTACTTCACCCGCGAGATCAACGGCGAGATCGGCTCCATCCGGACCGACTACAGCGCCCACACCGACACCGGATCGATCATGGAGGGGGTCGCCGAGAGCCAGTACGCCTTCGGCTGGGGCGGGGTCGGCTACTTCACCGAGCTCGGCGGCGAGCCCGGCGAGGGCGGCGCCGAGGTCGAGGATGGCAACGACGGGGACGACGAGGACGACGAATAA
- a CDS encoding glutaredoxin family protein, whose product MSVTLYQLDGCPHCEKVADRLDELGVEYETIWTEALHSKRNEVKRVSGQRGVPVLVDEERGVTMPESDRILEFAERSYA is encoded by the coding sequence AGTCACGCTGTACCAGCTCGATGGTTGTCCGCACTGCGAAAAGGTCGCCGACCGGCTCGACGAGCTCGGCGTCGAGTACGAGACGATCTGGACCGAGGCGCTGCATTCGAAGCGAAACGAGGTCAAACGGGTCTCCGGCCAGCGGGGCGTGCCGGTGTTGGTCGACGAGGAGCGTGGGGTGACGATGCCCGAGTCCGACCGCATCCTCGAGTTCGCCGAGCGAAGCTACGCCTGA
- the phoU gene encoding phosphate signaling complex protein PhoU, with the protein MARNEYQNRLEGLREDVLHMGETVRERLGIALRALEERNEALGREVIERDYEINETYLELERECTDLIALQQPVAGDLRFIAASFKIITDLERVADLATNLGEYAGRAEREIYPDVDVGHIGERVDEALGEAMAAYAEEDVEACYAIAERDEEIDDLCERASELVIRDLIETDMDGAETERLFGEVSRLLLTVRDLERVGDHAVNIAARTLYMVESDDELIY; encoded by the coding sequence ATGGCCCGAAACGAGTATCAGAACCGGCTCGAGGGGCTCCGGGAGGACGTCCTCCACATGGGCGAGACGGTGCGCGAGCGCCTCGGGATCGCGTTGCGCGCCCTCGAGGAGCGAAACGAGGCGCTCGGCCGGGAGGTCATCGAGCGCGACTACGAGATAAACGAGACGTACCTCGAGCTCGAACGCGAGTGTACGGACCTGATCGCGCTCCAGCAGCCCGTCGCCGGCGACCTGCGCTTCATCGCCGCCTCCTTCAAGATCATCACCGACCTCGAACGCGTCGCCGACCTCGCGACCAACCTCGGCGAGTACGCGGGGCGCGCCGAACGCGAGATCTACCCTGACGTCGACGTCGGCCACATCGGCGAGCGGGTCGACGAGGCCCTGGGCGAGGCGATGGCTGCCTACGCCGAGGAGGACGTCGAGGCCTGCTACGCGATCGCCGAGCGCGACGAAGAGATCGACGACCTCTGTGAGCGCGCGAGCGAGCTGGTCATCCGGGACCTGATCGAGACCGACATGGACGGGGCCGAGACGGAACGACTCTTCGGGGAGGTCTCGCGCCTGCTGCTCACCGTCCGGGACCTCGAGCGCGTCGGGGACCATGCCGTCAACATCGCCGCCCGCACCCTCTACATGGTCGAGAGCGACGACGAACTGATCTACTGA
- the sod gene encoding superoxide dismutase: protein MPEKSNAELPPLPYDYDALEPSLSEQVVTWHHDTHHQGYVNGLNSAEETLAENRESGDYSGTGTALGNVTHNGSGHYLHTLFWENMSPEGGDEPSGELADRIEEDFGSYEGWKGEFEKAATTASGWALLVYDPVAKQLRNLAVDKHDQGALWGAHPVLALDVWEHSYYYDYGPDRGSFIDAFFDVVDWENPEEEYQKCLEQFE from the coding sequence ATGCCAGAGAAATCAAACGCCGAACTTCCGCCGCTTCCGTACGACTACGACGCGCTCGAACCGTCCCTCTCCGAGCAGGTCGTCACGTGGCATCACGACACGCACCACCAGGGCTACGTAAACGGCCTCAACAGCGCCGAGGAGACGCTCGCGGAGAACCGCGAGTCCGGTGATTACAGCGGTACCGGCACCGCGCTGGGCAACGTCACCCACAACGGCAGTGGCCACTATCTCCACACGCTGTTCTGGGAGAACATGAGCCCCGAGGGCGGCGACGAGCCCTCCGGCGAGCTCGCCGACCGAATCGAGGAGGACTTCGGCTCCTACGAGGGCTGGAAGGGCGAGTTCGAGAAGGCCGCCACGACGGCCAGCGGCTGGGCGCTGCTGGTCTACGACCCGGTTGCGAAGCAGCTCCGCAACCTGGCGGTCGACAAGCACGACCAGGGCGCGCTCTGGGGCGCCCATCCCGTGCTGGCGCTCGACGTCTGGGAACACTCCTACTACTACGACTACGGCCCGGACCGGGGCAGCTTCATCGACGCGTTCTTCGACGTCGTCGACTGGGAGAACCCTGAGGAGGAGTACCAGAAGTGCCTCGAGCAGTTCGAGTAA
- the pstB gene encoding phosphate ABC transporter ATP-binding protein PstB yields MATKENEPLISTEVSSSETERSARPDETVLAARDLDVYYGDEPALQDVSIEVPEHKVTAIIGPSGCGKSTFLRSINRMNDLIDVCRVEGELVFRGKDVYDEDVDPVALRRTVGMVFQKPNPFPKSIRDNVSYGLEVQGQSATDEDVEQALRGAALWDEVEGKLDSSGLDLSGGQQQRLCIARAIAPDPEVLLMDEPTSALDPVAASKIEDLIDELARDYTVVIVTHNMQQAARISDKTAVFLTGGKLVEFDDTTKIFENPEHREVEDYITGKFG; encoded by the coding sequence ATGGCAACAAAGGAAAACGAACCACTCATATCGACCGAGGTATCGAGCAGCGAAACCGAACGATCCGCCCGGCCCGACGAGACGGTCCTCGCGGCACGAGACCTCGACGTCTACTACGGCGACGAACCGGCCCTTCAGGACGTCTCGATCGAGGTTCCCGAACACAAGGTGACGGCGATCATCGGCCCGTCGGGCTGTGGGAAGTCGACGTTCCTGCGCTCGATCAACCGGATGAACGACCTCATCGACGTCTGTCGTGTCGAAGGTGAGTTGGTCTTTCGCGGCAAGGACGTCTACGACGAGGACGTCGACCCCGTCGCGCTGCGCCGGACGGTCGGGATGGTGTTCCAGAAGCCCAATCCGTTCCCGAAGAGCATCAGGGACAACGTCAGCTACGGGCTCGAAGTGCAGGGCCAGTCGGCGACCGACGAGGACGTCGAGCAGGCGCTGCGCGGGGCGGCGCTGTGGGACGAGGTGGAGGGGAAGCTCGATTCGTCCGGGCTCGACCTCTCGGGGGGCCAACAACAGCGTCTCTGTATCGCCCGGGCGATCGCACCGGACCCCGAGGTACTGCTGATGGACGAGCCGACGAGCGCGCTCGACCCCGTCGCCGCCTCGAAGATCGAGGACCTGATCGACGAGCTGGCACGCGACTATACGGTCGTGATCGTCACCCACAACATGCAACAGGCGGCGAGAATCAGCGACAAGACCGCCGTGTTCCTTACCGGCGGAAAGCTCGTCGAGTTCGACGATACCACGAAGATCTTCGAGAACCCGGAGCACCGGGAGGTCGAGGACTACATCACGGGGAAGTTCGGATAG
- a CDS encoding MBL fold metallo-hydrolase has product MITNLAAGVQAFTSNAFLVEGERTVLVDAGANFDVASVIRERVEALDGVVLTHTHRDHVENLPGVREAFDVNVQGFDPDHPEVDHAIDDGESLTLGDHEYRALHTPGHKDDHLCFYAADPGILFAGDLIFRNGSFGRTDLEEGDRGALIDSIDRVAEVVAADLAQLHTGHGPSVEDDAYSHIELAGQAARF; this is encoded by the coding sequence ATGATCACGAACCTCGCGGCGGGCGTCCAGGCCTTCACCAGCAACGCGTTCCTCGTCGAGGGCGAACGAACCGTCCTCGTCGACGCGGGCGCGAACTTCGACGTCGCGAGCGTGATCCGCGAGCGGGTCGAGGCGCTCGACGGCGTCGTCCTGACCCATACCCACCGGGATCACGTCGAGAACCTTCCGGGGGTCCGCGAGGCGTTCGACGTCAACGTCCAAGGGTTCGACCCCGATCACCCCGAGGTCGACCACGCGATCGACGACGGCGAGTCCCTGACGCTGGGCGATCACGAGTACCGGGCGCTGCACACCCCGGGCCACAAGGACGACCACCTCTGTTTCTACGCCGCCGATCCGGGGATACTCTTCGCGGGCGACCTGATCTTTCGGAACGGGAGCTTCGGGCGGACGGATCTGGAAGAGGGTGATCGGGGGGCGCTGATCGACAGCATCGACCGCGTCGCGGAGGTCGTCGCCGCGGACCTCGCACAGCTCCACACCGGCCACGGTCCGAGCGTCGAGGACGACGCCTACTCGCATATCGAGCTGGCCGGGCAGGCCGCGCGGTTCTAG
- a CDS encoding histidine kinase N-terminal 7TM domain-containing protein has translation MVQLTPTFVLIVGAVLAAGSVAALAWRQRPEPGAVSLAALMLAAAWWSATHLGTLLSGTLAGTLFWARLQWFGSVALPVLWIVFALEYTGRDQYVRAPIVAGLSVLPALTIALLWTNGSHGLVRETATLVEHNGYLVLESVWGPWFFLAVGYAYLLAAVGSLLFAQLAVGSSFLYRSQAAALLVGAALPWLSHLVYLSGLTPWAGLDLMAASFSGSGAVLLFALSRGKLLEANPSASRLASEFVVGGIDDGVVVVDSRGFVVDLNPAARGMLDAGTTDVVGRPASDVVPGYDPGDPPAGSDSEVTIEDEETTRYVDVRVSILKDYHDRVVGRAVVLRDVTERRRHRQRLSVLHRILRHNLRNEMTVVRGHAVGIADDHRDHASAIEESATRVMDLSDKAAQIERMAEGSDEDPPAISLDSTIANTVESLRSEYPRTTFVVGELPAVACGSPAGTAIHNLVENAAEHNTDDEPTVTVEAAVEGEAVRISVTDNGPGIPPVEREVLEAGGETPLRHGSGIGLWLVSWTVELLGGTIEFAENDPTGSVVTLRLPVLGRDGADPGTRE, from the coding sequence ATGGTTCAGCTAACGCCGACGTTCGTGCTGATCGTGGGTGCGGTGCTCGCCGCGGGGAGCGTCGCGGCCCTGGCGTGGCGCCAACGGCCCGAACCCGGTGCGGTCAGCCTCGCGGCCCTCATGCTCGCGGCGGCTTGGTGGTCCGCGACGCATCTCGGCACCCTCCTCTCGGGGACGCTGGCCGGGACGCTGTTCTGGGCGCGACTACAGTGGTTCGGAAGCGTGGCGCTGCCGGTGTTGTGGATCGTCTTCGCGCTCGAGTACACCGGCCGCGACCAGTACGTCAGGGCCCCGATCGTCGCGGGGCTGTCGGTCCTCCCGGCGCTCACGATCGCGCTGCTGTGGACGAACGGCTCGCATGGCCTCGTCCGCGAGACGGCGACGCTCGTCGAGCACAACGGCTATCTGGTCCTCGAGTCGGTCTGGGGGCCGTGGTTCTTCCTCGCCGTGGGCTACGCGTATCTCCTCGCGGCCGTCGGGTCGCTGCTGTTCGCCCAGCTCGCGGTCGGCTCCTCGTTCCTGTATCGTAGCCAGGCCGCGGCCCTCCTCGTCGGCGCCGCGCTGCCGTGGCTCTCGCATCTCGTCTATCTCAGCGGGCTGACCCCCTGGGCCGGCCTCGACCTGATGGCGGCCTCCTTCTCCGGCTCGGGGGCCGTGTTGCTGTTCGCGCTCTCGCGGGGCAAGCTGCTCGAGGCCAACCCGTCCGCGAGCCGCCTCGCGAGCGAGTTCGTCGTCGGGGGGATCGACGACGGGGTCGTCGTCGTCGACTCCCGCGGGTTCGTGGTGGACCTGAACCCCGCGGCACGGGGGATGCTCGACGCAGGCACGACCGACGTCGTCGGGAGGCCGGCGAGCGACGTCGTGCCGGGCTACGACCCCGGGGACCCCCCGGCGGGAAGCGACTCCGAGGTGACGATCGAGGACGAAGAGACCACCCGGTACGTCGACGTCCGGGTCTCGATCTTGAAGGACTACCACGACCGGGTCGTTGGCCGGGCGGTCGTCCTCCGGGACGTGACCGAACGCCGTCGCCACCGCCAGCGCCTCTCGGTGCTTCACCGCATCCTCCGGCACAACCTCCGGAACGAGATGACGGTCGTTCGGGGCCACGCCGTGGGGATCGCGGACGACCATCGGGACCACGCGAGCGCGATCGAGGAGAGCGCGACGCGGGTCATGGACCTCAGCGACAAGGCCGCCCAGATCGAACGGATGGCCGAAGGGAGCGACGAGGACCCGCCGGCGATCAGCCTCGATAGCACGATCGCGAACACGGTCGAGTCGCTCCGGTCCGAGTACCCCCGGACGACGTTCGTCGTCGGGGAGCTCCCGGCCGTCGCGTGTGGCTCGCCGGCGGGGACGGCGATACACAACCTCGTCGAGAACGCCGCCGAGCACAACACCGACGACGAACCGACGGTCACCGTCGAGGCGGCCGTGGAGGGCGAGGCGGTTCGGATCTCGGTCACGGACAACGGGCCGGGGATCCCGCCCGTCGAACGGGAGGTCCTCGAAGCGGGCGGCGAGACCCCCCTCCGACACGGCAGCGGGATCGGCCTCTGGCTGGTCAGCTGGACCGTCGAGCTGCTCGGCGGGACGATCGAGTTCGCGGAGAACGACCCCACCGGCAGCGTCGTCACGCTCCGCCTTCCGGTGCTCGGTCGCGACGGTGCCGACCCCGGGACGCGGGAGTGA
- a CDS encoding UbiA family prenyltransferase, whose product MVRFSIANGRELETIRRWFGHLRETRPGRLTASAYAICVHCSLLLAAVGASKVAVVSLLLSIPVNVAAAVAFLVTLAVYNHNKLTDLAEDGVNDPDRAAFFGSRKRLFGLLSAGAYLAALCLSALGGPVAFALALFPGALGVLYSSRWLPGSGADRLKDVLVVGTGAVALAWAVPLALLPLAFEGRSFGAGAAVVLGFFFLRTVVGVELFNVRDVAGDRREGVGTLPVALGVRPTQAALGAVNACSFALLGGAVLLDVLATAALAVAPAMLFSSVLVARLGRDRSIDRLCLASYLESPLMAVCLAAAVAFGA is encoded by the coding sequence ATGGTACGATTCTCGATCGCGAACGGACGCGAACTCGAAACGATCCGGCGGTGGTTCGGCCACCTCCGTGAAACACGCCCCGGACGGCTCACGGCGAGCGCATATGCGATCTGCGTCCACTGCTCGCTGTTGCTGGCCGCGGTGGGCGCGAGCAAGGTCGCGGTCGTCTCGCTCCTGCTGTCGATCCCGGTGAACGTGGCCGCGGCGGTGGCGTTCCTGGTGACGCTCGCGGTCTACAACCACAACAAGCTGACCGACCTCGCGGAGGACGGGGTCAACGACCCCGACCGCGCCGCCTTCTTCGGCTCACGAAAGCGGCTCTTCGGCCTGCTCTCGGCCGGCGCCTACCTCGCGGCGCTCTGTCTGTCCGCCCTCGGCGGCCCGGTGGCGTTCGCGCTGGCGCTGTTCCCGGGGGCCCTCGGCGTGCTCTACAGCAGCCGCTGGCTGCCCGGGTCGGGGGCCGACCGGCTGAAGGACGTGCTGGTCGTCGGGACGGGCGCGGTCGCCCTCGCGTGGGCCGTCCCCCTCGCGCTCCTGCCGCTCGCGTTCGAGGGGCGTTCGTTCGGCGCGGGCGCGGCCGTCGTCCTCGGCTTCTTCTTCCTGCGGACGGTCGTCGGCGTCGAACTGTTCAACGTCCGCGACGTCGCGGGCGACCGACGGGAGGGCGTCGGCACCCTGCCGGTCGCCCTCGGTGTTCGCCCGACGCAGGCCGCCCTCGGGGCGGTGAACGCCTGCTCGTTCGCGCTGCTCGGCGGTGCGGTCCTCCTCGACGTGCTCGCGACGGCGGCGCTCGCCGTCGCGCCGGCGATGCTGTTCTCCTCCGTGCTCGTGGCGCGTCTCGGCCGGGACCGGTCGATCGACCGGCTCTGCCTCGCGAGCTACCTCGAATCACCCCTCATGGCCGTCTGTCTCGCCGCCGCAGTGGCTTTCGGAGCTTGA
- a CDS encoding phosphate uptake regulator PhoU — protein sequence MEVRKVQITGGSTYTVSLPKEWATETGIEAGSELAFYPEGDTLVAAPSSVAIEASTTLATEDASPGELESRIVTLYINGFDEIALEGDRIATDQRRAIRSAATDLVGFEVSAETEDRIVLQDFLDSSELSLHNTVMQMRLLSLSMLEEAAEGLLEGEPVRAAAFAERDDDVDRLWYVTSRLFRSVLRDPRAAAAIDLGRETCFDYRTCARQIERIADHSVKIAGHVEELDGLPEGVREPLAALETESRETVENAMDAFLVEDSDRATELATATLARSAGIDARTRTIDERLRSVDPTDAQLLGLIVDSLSRIGDYGANIAETALQKATPAPAATGVRR from the coding sequence ATGGAGGTCCGTAAGGTCCAGATCACGGGCGGGTCGACCTACACCGTCTCGTTGCCCAAGGAGTGGGCGACCGAGACCGGAATCGAGGCGGGAAGCGAGCTAGCGTTCTACCCGGAGGGCGACACCCTCGTCGCCGCGCCCTCGAGTGTGGCCATCGAAGCCAGCACGACCCTCGCGACCGAGGACGCGAGCCCCGGGGAGCTCGAGAGCCGGATCGTCACCCTCTACATCAACGGCTTCGACGAGATCGCCCTCGAGGGCGATCGGATCGCGACCGACCAGCGTCGTGCGATCCGGTCGGCGGCAACCGACCTCGTGGGCTTCGAGGTCAGCGCCGAGACCGAGGACCGGATCGTCCTCCAGGACTTCCTCGATTCCTCGGAGCTCTCGTTACACAACACCGTCATGCAGATGCGCCTGCTCTCGCTGTCGATGCTCGAGGAGGCGGCCGAGGGGCTGCTCGAGGGGGAGCCCGTGCGGGCGGCGGCGTTCGCCGAGCGCGACGACGACGTCGACCGGCTGTGGTACGTCACCTCGCGGCTGTTTCGCTCCGTGTTGCGCGATCCGCGGGCGGCCGCCGCGATCGACCTCGGGCGCGAGACCTGCTTCGACTACCGGACGTGTGCGAGACAGATCGAGCGGATCGCGGACCATTCGGTCAAGATCGCGGGCCACGTCGAGGAGCTGGACGGGCTCCCCGAGGGCGTTCGCGAGCCGCTCGCGGCGCTCGAAACCGAGTCCCGCGAGACCGTCGAGAACGCGATGGACGCCTTCCTCGTCGAGGACTCCGACCGGGCGACGGAGCTCGCGACGGCGACGCTCGCCCGGTCGGCGGGGATCGACGCCCGGACCCGGACGATCGACGAACGCCTCAGAAGCGTCGACCCGACCGACGCCCAGCTGCTGGGGCTGATCGTCGACTCGCTGTCGCGGATCGGCGACTACGGGGCGAACATCGCCGAGACCGCCCTCCAGAAGGCTACGCCCGCGCCCGCGGCGACGGGCGTCCGTCGCTGA
- the pstA gene encoding phosphate ABC transporter permease PstA, whose protein sequence is MSTDTGSDLLSDIDLTWVKRKELLFHATLVSAALFGVVMLALLILDVLLETAVGVVVIGIDVGTFVSSGASRNWENAGFLPAIIGSIWLVLFTLVFSFFLGVATATYLEEYAPRSRITRLIEANLTNLAGVPSVVYGLLALGVFVNGLRLGEILIAGALALALLVVPIVIVASQEALRAVPDGVRHGSLATGATRWQTIRGVVLPAALPGIVTGTILALARAIGETAPLIMVGAVLEARQSPGPTDLFGSMPTMIYYWSFRPITEFHHLAALGILILLLILVGMYGLAFFVRNRYETGV, encoded by the coding sequence ATGAGCACGGACACCGGCTCGGATCTGCTTTCGGACATCGACCTGACGTGGGTCAAGCGCAAGGAGCTGCTGTTTCACGCCACGCTCGTGTCGGCCGCGCTGTTCGGCGTGGTGATGCTCGCGCTGTTGATCCTCGACGTCCTGCTCGAAACGGCGGTCGGGGTCGTCGTCATCGGCATCGACGTCGGGACGTTCGTCAGTAGCGGCGCCTCGCGCAACTGGGAGAACGCCGGCTTCCTGCCCGCGATCATCGGCTCGATCTGGCTCGTTCTCTTCACGTTGGTCTTCTCGTTTTTCCTCGGCGTCGCCACCGCGACCTATCTGGAGGAGTACGCACCGAGAAGCCGGATCACCCGCCTCATCGAGGCGAACCTGACGAACCTCGCCGGCGTCCCGTCGGTCGTCTATGGACTACTTGCGCTCGGCGTCTTCGTCAACGGGCTCCGACTGGGCGAGATCCTCATCGCCGGCGCGCTCGCGCTCGCGTTGCTGGTCGTCCCGATCGTGATCGTCGCGAGCCAGGAGGCGCTGCGGGCGGTGCCCGACGGCGTTCGCCACGGCTCGCTCGCGACCGGCGCGACCCGCTGGCAGACGATCCGGGGCGTCGTGCTCCCGGCCGCACTTCCCGGGATCGTCACCGGAACGATCCTCGCGCTCGCACGCGCGATCGGGGAGACCGCGCCGCTGATCATGGTCGGAGCGGTGCTCGAAGCGCGCCAGTCGCCCGGCCCGACGGATCTGTTCGGGTCGATGCCGACGATGATCTACTACTGGTCGTTCCGGCCGATCACCGAGTTCCACCACCTGGCCGCGCTCGGCATCCTGATCCTGCTGTTGATCCTCGTCGGGATGTACGGCCTCGCGTTCTTCGTGCGCAACCGCTACGAAACGGGTGTTTGA
- the pstC gene encoding phosphate ABC transporter permease subunit PstC: MSTDTGQPSGITEDIASGDQRRDRMIRRILLGATSITVLTTIAIFAVLFDNTWGFFFDATFSEWVSTSILNLGMDGLTQRVTFTEFFTDSQWRPSHADDPRFGIPTLISATILITVGAAFVSIPIGTAAALYLSEYAGTRTRKYLKPTLEVLAGVPTIVYGFFAVSFVTPVLLRPVLEVFGLSVGRNNALAGMVVVGIMTIPMVASISEDAMNSVPDELRNGAYALGASKYKVSASVVLPASISGVFASYILAVSRAIGETMAVTLAAGATPNLTANPLAEVQTMTAYMVTSARSTALVGSVTYQSLFAVGLVLFLMTLAANLVNDYIKRRYREVYQ, translated from the coding sequence ATGAGTACGGACACAGGCCAACCGTCGGGGATCACGGAGGACATCGCTTCGGGCGATCAGCGACGCGACCGCATGATCCGTCGGATCCTCCTTGGGGCGACGAGCATCACCGTGTTGACGACGATCGCGATCTTCGCCGTGCTCTTCGACAACACGTGGGGCTTCTTCTTCGACGCGACGTTTTCCGAGTGGGTCAGTACCTCGATTCTCAACCTCGGGATGGACGGACTGACCCAGCGAGTCACGTTTACCGAGTTCTTTACCGACTCCCAGTGGCGTCCCTCCCACGCAGACGACCCGCGGTTCGGCATTCCGACGCTGATCTCCGCGACGATCCTGATCACGGTCGGGGCGGCGTTCGTCTCGATTCCCATCGGGACCGCGGCGGCGCTGTACCTCTCGGAGTACGCGGGCACGCGAACCCGCAAGTACCTCAAACCCACTCTCGAAGTTCTCGCGGGCGTTCCGACGATCGTCTACGGCTTCTTCGCCGTCTCGTTCGTCACGCCGGTGCTGTTGCGACCCGTTCTCGAGGTCTTCGGGCTCTCGGTCGGGCGCAACAACGCGCTCGCGGGGATGGTCGTCGTCGGGATCATGACGATCCCGATGGTCGCCTCGATCTCCGAGGACGCGATGAACTCCGTTCCCGACGAACTCAGAAACGGCGCGTACGCGCTCGGGGCCTCGAAGTACAAGGTCTCGGCGAGCGTCGTACTACCGGCGTCGATCTCCGGCGTGTTCGCCTCCTATATCCTCGCGGTCTCGCGGGCGATCGGCGAGACGATGGCCGTGACGCTGGCAGCCGGCGCGACCCCGAACCTCACCGCGAACCCGCTGGCGGAGGTCCAGACGATGACCGCCTACATGGTGACCAGCGCCCGCTCGACCGCGCTGGTCGGCTCGGTCACCTATCAGAGCCTCTTCGCCGTCGGACTGGTGTTGTTCCTGATGACGCTCGCGGCGAACCTCGTCAACGACTACATCAAACGGCGGTATCGCGAGGTGTACCAATGA
- a CDS encoding DUF5827 family protein: protein MPKPKEEFDELYPCDFYTPEELFEEGEMYTVYEIGRLLQGIDPEAELEPDTEAVLLDWAIPWVVNNGDDLVVGNPVSEDQPGYYGLKREEDLED from the coding sequence ATGCCAAAGCCCAAAGAGGAGTTCGACGAGCTGTACCCTTGTGACTTCTACACCCCCGAGGAGCTGTTCGAGGAGGGCGAGATGTACACCGTCTACGAGATCGGCCGCCTGCTTCAGGGGATCGACCCCGAGGCGGAGCTCGAACCCGACACCGAAGCCGTCCTGCTCGACTGGGCGATCCCGTGGGTGGTGAACAACGGCGACGACCTCGTGGTCGGCAACCCCGTCTCCGAGGACCAACCGGGATACTACGGGCTGAAGCGCGAGGAGGACCTGGAGGACTAG